A single genomic interval of Acidovorax sp. 1608163 harbors:
- a CDS encoding sodium-dependent bicarbonate transport family permease gives MQSLLDPAILFFALGVFAGLVRSNLEMPAAISKFLSIYLLMALGLKGGFALAASGFTPSVASSLGLAVLLAVVVPLVGYALLRRVLSGFNAAAVAATYGSVSAVTFVTATQYLEAQHIAYGGYMAAAMALMESPAIILAVLLANALRQQQAVATTQVVGMTASGAATLGVAGMGSGGAHLGNKGPHNLSVGKILHESFTDGTQLLLLGAMVIGLVTGDAGKAAMQPFSGDLFKGMLCLFLLDMGLSTARNLPAVRKQSPWLLAYAVLAPITHATLALGLAWLAAVPAGDAVLLMVLGASASYIAVPAVVRYAIPEADPSLYVSLSLGVTFPLNIVVGIPAYTQAVQRLWGG, from the coding sequence ATGCAAAGCCTGCTGGACCCCGCGATCTTGTTCTTTGCCCTGGGGGTGTTTGCGGGCCTGGTGCGATCCAACCTGGAAATGCCCGCAGCCATTTCCAAATTTCTGTCGATTTACCTGCTCATGGCACTGGGTTTGAAAGGCGGCTTTGCGCTGGCGGCATCGGGCTTTACACCCAGCGTGGCCAGCAGCCTGGGGCTGGCCGTGCTGCTCGCGGTGGTTGTGCCCCTGGTGGGCTATGCACTGCTGCGGCGCGTGTTGTCGGGCTTTAACGCCGCAGCCGTGGCGGCGACATATGGATCGGTGAGCGCGGTGACTTTTGTGACCGCCACGCAGTACCTGGAGGCACAACACATCGCCTACGGCGGCTACATGGCCGCCGCGATGGCGTTGATGGAATCACCCGCCATCATCCTGGCGGTGCTGCTGGCCAATGCGCTGCGGCAACAGCAGGCAGTGGCCACCACGCAAGTGGTGGGCATGACCGCCAGCGGCGCGGCCACCCTGGGCGTTGCGGGCATGGGCAGCGGTGGCGCTCATCTGGGCAACAAGGGGCCCCACAACCTGTCTGTCGGCAAGATCCTGCACGAGTCGTTCACCGACGGCACGCAACTGCTGCTGCTCGGTGCCATGGTGATTGGCCTGGTGACGGGCGATGCGGGCAAGGCGGCCATGCAACCGTTTTCGGGCGATTTGTTCAAGGGCATGCTGTGCCTGTTCTTGCTGGACATGGGACTGTCTACCGCGCGCAACTTGCCTGCGGTGCGCAAACAGTCGCCCTGGCTGCTGGCGTACGCGGTGCTGGCGCCCATCACCCACGCTACCTTGGCCCTGGGACTGGCATGGCTGGCCGCAGTACCGGCGGGCGATGCGGTGCTGCTGATGGTGTTGGGGGCCAGCGCGTCGTACATCGCCGTGCCAGCCGTGGTGCGCTATGCGATCCCGGAGGCCGACCCTTCGCTGTACGTCAGCCTCTCACTGGGGGTGACGTTTCCGCTCAACATCGTGGTGGGCATACCGGCGTATACCCAGGCGGTGCAGAGGCTCTGGGGTGGATAG